The following is a genomic window from Micropterus dolomieu isolate WLL.071019.BEF.003 ecotype Adirondacks linkage group LG12, ASM2129224v1, whole genome shotgun sequence.
GCGGAACAGAGTTAATGTTTCTGTGGTTTAGGGGACGCGAATGTGTGTAGAACCAGGATGTTCGGCCGGCTTTTCAACATGGAGGCGTCCACGGAGGGTGATTTTTGAAGGAGACTAATTTCTTCGTACGTTCGTCAGCATACATGGTAAGTGAGTAAGGGATATAAATAATTACATATGTTGGTCTAATGTGTGGATAAGTCAAATATTACCGAATATAAGTTCTTAACAACAACTTGGTGTGTGTCACTTTTGGATTAAAATAGCCTTCCCAGAGTTCCTTGAGTACATAAAATCACCTGCTTTATTAAAGCAATTAAGCATTTGTGATGCTGTCCATGACATGTGCATTGTCTCTCTGCAGTCCTGTTTCCAGAAGGTCAGTGTCATGGCTCCACCATGAAGTGTGCCCgctgtctgctgcagctgcagtgtcTCAGACTGGTGGGCCAGTCAGCCGGGTCTGCTGCCCAGTATGGCGCTGTGCTCCAGTCAGCCTCCTCCAGGCAGCACAGCACGCCACATTACACCCAGCACCAGGTAAACGTTATTCTACACACATAGAATCCAGACTCTGCTCAAAATATTGGGCATTTAATGAAGCTAGCATTAATAGCAAAGGCAGATAGCATAGGATAGATTGATTTGGACCTTTCTTAGTATGAAGTaaatcatatatttttttaaatacaaacatatataaatatgtatttttacattgtttgttattgtattggttgatatttttttgtgtttttgttgttttgtaagaTACACTATCGGATTTTGTTCTAGCAcctaaacacacaaaccagttcACTGCTGACATTTTGAAACTCAGCACAGTTCACATTTAGCACGTAAACAGTGCTTTTGGGCACTAGAACAAAACCAGGACGGCAGAAACATTGTGTTTCTAAAATGCAAAGCTCCatctaaacaaaaacaattgtCACTGGTAGGTGTTGAGGCTTTTCCACGGCAGCCCGGCGTGTGCCAAGAGTCGGCCTGTACCCGCAGACTTCATCAATGAGCATGACGAGAAGAGGAACAAGTCTCTGGTCACCCATGATGACCTGTTTGAGCAGGTGGCCAAAGAGGTCAAAACCAAGGCCACATTTAACAAAGTGGTGGACGTCTTCACCAAGAGAGACGTGAGACGGCGGGGTCACGTGGAGTTTATCTACGCAGCTCTGAAGAAGATGCCAGAGTTCGGCGTGGCGAGAGACTTGGCTGTCTACAACAAGctgctggatgtttttcccAAAGAGGTGTTCGTCCCCAGAAACTTTATTCAGCGAATGTTTAACCACTATCCTCGACAGCAGGAGTGTGCAGTGCAGCTACTGGAGCAGATGGAGAACTATGGTGCGTGTCTGTCACAGCATTCAGCATGGTCATGGAATTCCTGGAATGCTTTGGAATTTGGAGAGGGTTATTCCAGACAGGGAGGGGGCACTGAGATGTCAGggaaatgtatacattttataaTGATACAGCTGTGTCTGTCTATCTTCAGttaaatgattgtgtttcaggTGTCATCCCCAACATTGAGACCAAAGTTCTGCTGGTCCAGATCTTTGGAGAGAAGTGCCACCCCATGAGGAAGTACCAGCGCATCATGTACTGGTTCCCCAAATTCAAACATATAAACCCCTTCCCCGTCCCCAAGCAGCTGCCTGTGGACCCAGTGGACCTGGCTAGGTTCACCCTGACCCGCATCGCTAATGACCTGGATTCTGAAGTCACCGTCTACCAGGTACAACCGTACgctttggatttgttttagaATTTTGGCAAATAAGATT
Proteins encoded in this region:
- the ecsit gene encoding evolutionarily conserved signaling intermediate in Toll pathway, mitochondrial is translated as MKCARCLLQLQCLRLVGQSAGSAAQYGAVLQSASSRQHSTPHYTQHQVLRLFHGSPACAKSRPVPADFINEHDEKRNKSLVTHDDLFEQVAKEVKTKATFNKVVDVFTKRDVRRRGHVEFIYAALKKMPEFGVARDLAVYNKLLDVFPKEVFVPRNFIQRMFNHYPRQQECAVQLLEQMENYGVIPNIETKVLLVQIFGEKCHPMRKYQRIMYWFPKFKHINPFPVPKQLPVDPVDLARFTLTRIANDLDSEVTVYQLPCTDITESGEQMTLPHIVGIQSPSQMEQLANHNPSRPVFVEGPFPLWLRKTCLYYYILRADPTPPDEKAEEPYDPERCFDYPLQLQLDLDRDFGDDESFSVEDLDEGPVFAMCMTSQGDQATLNQWISGLQQSNPILGQVPTLFRLDAGPKELQGAAETESSHHRRPDPEIQREPEEECEVIVEEEPRRSQGMKQ